The sequence CCGCACAGGATCAGCGCGAGCAGGGCACCGACGCCGGCCGGCGGCAGCGTGGAGATGATCGTCAGCGGGTGGATGTAGCTCTCGTACAGCACGCCCAGCACAATGTAGATCACCACGATCGCAGCCAGCAGCAACAGCACTTCATCACCCAGCGAGGAGGTGAACTCGGCGGCCTTGCCGACGAACTCGCCGCGCACCTGCGGCGGGAAGTTCAGCTGCTGCTCGACCCCGTGGATCGCCGCCACCGCGTCGGACAGCGAGTAGCCCGGCGCCACGTTGAACGCCAGCGTCACCGCCGGCAGCTGCTGCTGGTGGCTGACCACCAGCGGCGCGCTGGTGACCTGCGCATTGACCAGCGAGGACAGCGGGATGGTGCCGCCGCCGCCGATCTGGAAGCCGACGTTGCCGGCGTTGCCGATGCCCGACGGGGTCGCCGAATTGCTCGACTTCAGCTGGCCGAAGCTGGTCGCGTTGCTGCCGGTGAGCGCGCCGTTGCCGTTGCCGCGTACGGTGAGCTTGGTCAGCAGGTCGTCGCTGGTGCGGAACTCCGGCGCCACCTCCAGCACCACGCGGTACTGGTTCAGCTGGGTGAAGATGGTGGAAATCTGGCGCTGGCCGAACGCGTCGTACAAGGTGTCGTCGATGCTCTGCACCGGCACGCCAAGGCGGCTGGCCTTCTCGCGGTCGATGGTCAGCTTCAGCGCATTGCCGTTGTCGGCCAGGTTGTTGTCGACGTCGGCCAGCTCCGGCCGCTGGCGCATCGCCTGGGTCATCTGGCTGGCGTAGCCGGCCAGCTCGGCCGAGTTCACGTCGGACAGCGAGTACTGGTATTCGGTGGCGGCGACGCGGCTGTCCAGGGTCACGTCCTGCACCGGCTTCAGGTACAGCGCCACGCCGGGGATGTTCGCCACCGCGTGCTGCAGCCGCGGCAGCAGTGTGTCCAGGCCGGCGCGGTCGCCGCGGTCCTTCAGCACGATCGAGAGCTGGCCCTGGTTGAGCGTCGGGTTGATCGTGCCGGCGCCGATGAAGGCGGCCACGCCGGCCACCGCAGGATCCTTGCGCAACGCCTCGGCGACCGCCTTGGTGCGGTCTTCCATCTGCGGGAAGGCGATGTTGTCGTCGGCCTGCACCACGCCGGTGATCAGACCGGTGTCCTGCTCGGGCAGCAGTCCCTTGGGGATCACGATGTACAGGAACACGGTGAGCACCACCGCGGCGCCGGCCACCAGCATGGTCAGGCGCTGGTGATCGAGTACCCAGTCCAGCGAGTTCTCGTAGATGGCGACGGTACGCGACCACACCGTGCGCTTGCCAGCCGCGGCGTGGCGCTCGTGCGCGTCATCGCCCTCCGGTAGCTGGTCGGGCTTGAGCAGGTAGGCGCACATCATCGGCGTCAGCGTCAGCGACACCAGCATCGAGATGGTCACCGCGATCGTCAGCACCCAGGCGAACTCGTGGAACAGCCGGCCGGTGACGCCGGGCATCAGCAGCAGCGGCAGGAACACCGCCACCAGCGACACAGTCAGCGACAGCACGGTGAAGCCGATCTCCTTCGCGCCGACCTCGGCCGCCTCCTTGCCGTCCCTGCCCTGCTCGATGTAGCGCACGATGTTCTCGATCATCACGATCGCATCGTCCACCACGAAGCCGGTGGCCACGGTCAGCGCCATCAAGGACAGGTTGTCCAGCGACATGCCGGTGAACGCCATCACGCCGAACGTGCCCATCAGCGACAGCGGCACCGCCACCGACGGGATGATGGTGGCCCACAGCCGGCGCAGGAACACGAAGATCACGCCGATCACCAGGAACACGGTGAGGATCAGGGTGAACTCGACGTCGTGCACCGAGGCGCGGATGGTCACCGTGCGGTCGGCGAACACGTCCAGGTGCACGTCGGCCGGCAGCGCGCTGCGCAGTTCCGGCAGCACGCGGCGGATCTGCTCCACCGTCTGCACGATGTTCGCACCGGGCTGGCGGCGCACATCCAGCAGCACCGCCGGCTGGCCGTTGGCCCACGCGGCGAGCTGGTCGTTCTCCACGCCGTCGACCACGTTCGCCACGTCGGACAGCCGCACCGGCGAGTTGTTCTTGTAGCTGATGATGGTGTTCTTGTACTCGGCCGCGTCGCTCAGCTGGTCGTTGGTACCGATCGAGTAGCTTTGCGTCTTGCCGTTCAGCGTGCCCTTGGGCGCGTTGACGTTGGCCTGGGTCAGCGCGCTGCGCACGTCCTCCATGGTGAGGCCGAGGTTGGACAGCTGCGCCGGGTTCACCTGCACGCGCACCGCGGGGCGCACGTTGCCGGCGATCGAGACCAGGCCCACGCCCTGCACCTGCGACAGCTTCTGCGCGATGATCGAGTCGGCCAGGTCGTTCACCTCGCGCAGCTGGCGGCTGTCGGAGGTGAGCTTCAAGGTAAGGATCGGCGCATCGGCCGGGTTGACCCGGTTGTACACCGGCGGATACGGCAGGTTGCCCGGCAGAGTGCCCTTGGCCTGGTTGATCGCCGCCTGCACGTCCTGCGCGGCGATGTCGACGTCACGGTCCATCGAGAACTGCAGGATGATCGTGGACAGCCCGGCGGAGGAATCCGAGCTCATCATGGTGAGCCCGGAGATCTGCCCCAGGTTGCGCTCCAGCGGGGTGGTGATCAGCGCCGCCATGGTGTTGGCGCTGGCGCCCGGGTACTGCGTGCTGACCACCAGGCTGGGCGCCTCGATTTCCGGCAGGGCGGACACCGGCAGCTGGCGGTAGCCGAGGATGCCGAGCAGCAGCACCGCCACCATCAACAGCGAGGTGGCGATCGGCCGGCGAATGAAGAGGGTCGAGAATCCCATGGCTATCCGTAAGGTGTAGGTGCGGGTTCAGCCGCGATCATGGCCGGGACACGGCCGGGTTCACACGACTGCAGTGGCGTTGCACTGGTCGGCACGCGGCCGCTCAGCCGCGACGGCGACCGCCACCCTTGCTGTTCTGCTTGGCTTTCTCCAGTTCGGCCGCGGTCGGCGCCGCCGGCACTTCGCCCGGCTTCAGCGCGTTGACCTTGCTGCCCGGCTTCAGCCGGAACTGGCCCTCGGTGACCACCCGGTCGCCGGCCTTGAGCCCGCTGCCGATCATCACGTGGCTGTCGCCCACTTCGCCGGCCACCGCCACCGCCTGCATCTTCACCGTGCTGTCGGCCTGCACCTGGTAGACGTAGTCGCCGTCCGGCCCGCGCTGCACCGCCTGCGCCGGGATCACCAGGCCGCCATCGACGGTATTCACCAGCAGCCGCACGTTGACGAACTGGCCCGGCCACAACTCGTTGTTCGCGTTCGGGAACTCCGACTTCAGGCGGAACGTGCCGGTGCTGGTGTCGATCTGGTTGTCGACCACCTTGAGCACGCCACCGCTGGCGATCGGGTGCGCATCGGTGCGGTCCAGCGCGGTCACCTGCAGCGCCGCGCCATCCTTCGCGGCGGCACCCCGCACCATGTCGAGGTTCTGCTCGGGCAGGGTGAACATCACGTTGATCGGGTGCAGCTGGGTCAGCGTGACGATCGCGCTGGCGGTGGTGACCACGTTGCCGGGATCGACCGCGCGGATGCCGGCGAGGCCGTCGATCGGCGACAGCACGCGGGTGTAGTTCAGCTGCACCTGGCTGTCGCGCACGCTGGCCGCGTCGGCGGCCACCGCGGCCTCGTACTGGGCGGCGGTGTTGTGCAGGGTGTCCAGGTCCTGCTTGGAGATGTAGCCCTTGGCGGCCAGGTCCTGGCTGCGCAGCAGGTTGCTTTTCGCGGTGGCCAGCAGCGCCTGGTCCTGGCGCTGGCGCGCCACGGCCTGGTCGTAGGCGGCCTGGTAGGTGCGCGGGTCGATCTGCGCCAGCAGCTGGCCCTTCTTCACCGGCTGGCCCTCGGTGAACTCCAGGCTGAGCAACTGGCCGCCCACCTGCGGGTTCACGGTGACCGTGTTGAGCGCCTGCACCGTGCCCAGCGCGGTCAGGTAGACCGGCACGTTCTGCTTGACCACCGGCACCACGGTGACCGGCACCGGCGGCGTCTCGTCCTTGCCGTCCTTGCCCTTGGCGGCCGCCTGCGTCGACGCGGAACCGGCCGGGACCGGCTTGTGCAGCAGGCGAAAGCCCACCGCCGCCACCACGATCACCGCAACGACGATCAACGCGATCTTCCAAAAACGCGACATGTAAAACTCCTGGACTGGACGGTGTGACCCACCGGCGCACGACTGTGCAGCATGCATTGGCGAAACGACAGGTGCGAGCCAGGCCCTGCCGGCGCGCATTCCTCGTGGTGAAAGCATAGGGGCAGTTCAACGAATTTGGACAATGCCGGTTGACATGGGTGCGGCATGACCGATGGCAGGGGCGACGCCCGCCGCACGGCCATCCGCAGACGCCTGGCGACCTGCCGCGGCGGGTCGTCACGAAGGGAGGCCTGAAACTTGTCGCGCGCTTCGTTTATAATCGGAGACTGCTTGCCTGTCCGACCCCGATCCCGGGCCGGACGACAAGCGTGACCCACGCCGTGCACTCACTCACGGCAAGCCGCACCGGGGCGCAGCCATCGTACCGGTGCGACGGCAATAGACTATTCAGGCAGGTCGGGGCCGCCATCGTGGCGTGCCGCCCTGCCCTCTGACAGGAGTACGTGCGTGAGCGGTTCCATGAGCAAGTCCGACCAGAGCGTCTTGCGCCAGTTTTCGATCATGATCGGCGGCCTGGCCGTGCTGACCGTGGTGCTGATCTTCGCGGCGCTGGCGATCCACGACCACGAGCCGAAGGAAACCAATCCGGACCAGCCGGCCCAGGTTGCCGCGCGGATCGCCCCTGCCGGCGCCGTGTATGCCGGCAACACCGGCCGCGCCGCCATGCAGGCCGCCGCGGATGCCGCCGCCAAGGCGGCCGCCTCGCAGGTCGCCTACGGCGGCACCACCGACGGCAAGGCGATCTACGACCACCTGTGCACCAGCTGCCACGCCTCCGGCGTCGCCGGCGCGCCAAAGACCGGCGACAAGGGCATGTGGGGCCCGCGCCTGGCGCAGGGCATCGACACCCTGGTCAAGCACGCAATCGAGGGCTACCACGGCCCGGACGGCAACTTCATGCCGCCCAAGGGCGGCAACCCGGCGCTCACCGACGAACAGGTGACGAACGCCGTGCACTGGCTGACCGATCAGGCGAAGTAAATCGCCTGATCCAACAAGCTTTCTTCAAACGCCGCCTTCGGGCGGCGTTTTCGTTGGCCCCTGCCCCTGCAACGCAGGGGGAGGTTGGCGACCGAAGGGAGTCCTTCAGGTGAGGGGGTTACACGTTACAGGGAAGATCAAAAGCAACCCTCCCCTGCTGTGCAGGGGAGGGAGCAAAGTCTCACCCCAAGTGCATGCCGATCCACTCCCGCGCAAAACTTTGCAGTTCCGGGAAGAACGCCTCGAAGCGCCCCTGCAATTCCACCTCCCGCTCCTGCAGCACCGGCAACGCCGAGGCCAGCGGATTGGCGCGGCTCAGGCGTTGCCCGATGCCGCCCAGCGCTTCGCCCAGCACGACGTCGTCGGTGTAAGCGGCCGGCAGGCCGTGCGCCTCCATGTAGCCGCGGAAACGCCGCAACGCCGGCGGCAGCAGCGCATCCTGCCGCCACAGCAGCGCGCGCAGGGCGAGCGAATACTCTTGCAGCGGCTGCACGCTCCATTGCGGGAAATCCCGCGCCAGGCAGCGGTCGAACCACATGTCCAGCAGGATCCCGGCATAGCGTCGATACGGCGCGGGCAGCAGCGCCCTGGCCGTCAGCA is a genomic window of Rhodanobacter thiooxydans containing:
- a CDS encoding efflux RND transporter permease subunit; translated protein: MGFSTLFIRRPIATSLLMVAVLLLGILGYRQLPVSALPEIEAPSLVVSTQYPGASANTMAALITTPLERNLGQISGLTMMSSDSSAGLSTIILQFSMDRDVDIAAQDVQAAINQAKGTLPGNLPYPPVYNRVNPADAPILTLKLTSDSRQLREVNDLADSIIAQKLSQVQGVGLVSIAGNVRPAVRVQVNPAQLSNLGLTMEDVRSALTQANVNAPKGTLNGKTQSYSIGTNDQLSDAAEYKNTIISYKNNSPVRLSDVANVVDGVENDQLAAWANGQPAVLLDVRRQPGANIVQTVEQIRRVLPELRSALPADVHLDVFADRTVTIRASVHDVEFTLILTVFLVIGVIFVFLRRLWATIIPSVAVPLSLMGTFGVMAFTGMSLDNLSLMALTVATGFVVDDAIVMIENIVRYIEQGRDGKEAAEVGAKEIGFTVLSLTVSLVAVFLPLLLMPGVTGRLFHEFAWVLTIAVTISMLVSLTLTPMMCAYLLKPDQLPEGDDAHERHAAAGKRTVWSRTVAIYENSLDWVLDHQRLTMLVAGAAVVLTVFLYIVIPKGLLPEQDTGLITGVVQADDNIAFPQMEDRTKAVAEALRKDPAVAGVAAFIGAGTINPTLNQGQLSIVLKDRGDRAGLDTLLPRLQHAVANIPGVALYLKPVQDVTLDSRVAATEYQYSLSDVNSAELAGYASQMTQAMRQRPELADVDNNLADNGNALKLTIDREKASRLGVPVQSIDDTLYDAFGQRQISTIFTQLNQYRVVLEVAPEFRTSDDLLTKLTVRGNGNGALTGSNATSFGQLKSSNSATPSGIGNAGNVGFQIGGGGTIPLSSLVNAQVTSAPLVVSHQQQLPAVTLAFNVAPGYSLSDAVAAIHGVEQQLNFPPQVRGEFVGKAAEFTSSLGDEVLLLLAAIVVIYIVLGVLYESYIHPLTIISTLPPAGVGALLALILCGMSLSVDGIVGIVLLIGIVKKNAIMMIDFAIEARRTGLNARDAIRRACLLRFRPIMMTTAAAMLGALPLALGNGIGAELRRPLGVSIVGGLLLSQLVTLYTTPVIYLYMERFSDWLAERRERRALAHTQASRAA
- a CDS encoding ACP phosphodiesterase, yielding MNHLAHALLAGDDEALQLGGMLGDFVHGQPDAARLPPRVIAGIRLHRAIDVYTDAHPEVLTARALLPAPYRRYAGILLDMWFDRCLARDFPQWSVQPLQEYSLALRALLWRQDALLPPALRRFRGYMEAHGLPAAYTDDVVLGEALGGIGQRLSRANPLASALPVLQEREVELQGRFEAFFPELQSFAREWIGMHLG
- a CDS encoding efflux RND transporter periplasmic adaptor subunit, which codes for MSRFWKIALIVVAVIVVAAVGFRLLHKPVPAGSASTQAAAKGKDGKDETPPVPVTVVPVVKQNVPVYLTALGTVQALNTVTVNPQVGGQLLSLEFTEGQPVKKGQLLAQIDPRTYQAAYDQAVARQRQDQALLATAKSNLLRSQDLAAKGYISKQDLDTLHNTAAQYEAAVAADAASVRDSQVQLNYTRVLSPIDGLAGIRAVDPGNVVTTASAIVTLTQLHPINVMFTLPEQNLDMVRGAAAKDGAALQVTALDRTDAHPIASGGVLKVVDNQIDTSTGTFRLKSEFPNANNELWPGQFVNVRLLVNTVDGGLVIPAQAVQRGPDGDYVYQVQADSTVKMQAVAVAGEVGDSHVMIGSGLKAGDRVVTEGQFRLKPGSKVNALKPGEVPAAPTAAELEKAKQNSKGGGRRRG
- a CDS encoding c-type cytochrome, with the protein product MSKSDQSVLRQFSIMIGGLAVLTVVLIFAALAIHDHEPKETNPDQPAQVAARIAPAGAVYAGNTGRAAMQAAADAAAKAAASQVAYGGTTDGKAIYDHLCTSCHASGVAGAPKTGDKGMWGPRLAQGIDTLVKHAIEGYHGPDGNFMPPKGGNPALTDEQVTNAVHWLTDQAK